Proteins encoded together in one Planctopirus ephydatiae window:
- a CDS encoding O-acetylhomoserine aminocarboxypropyltransferase/cysteine synthase family protein → MTHAYRPETLCLHAGQSVDPTTGSRAVPLYQTTSYVFNSTDHAARLFALQEFGNIYTRLMNPTTDVLEKRLAALEGGSGALCVASGQAAESIALLNLCEAGDNFVSGTSLYGGTYNLFHYTFPKMGIHGKFVDQSKPENFARAIDDKTKAIYLETIGNPRVDVPDFEAIADIAHKAGVPLIVDNTLASPVLCRPFDFGADILVESCTKFIGGHGTSIGGVIIEKGGFPWNNGRFPSFTEPDPSYHGMKIFDTFGPMNLAYIIKCRVQGLRDLGPAMSPFNAFMFLQGLETLHLRMERHSSNALAVAKFLETHPKVSWVNYTGLESHPSYHLGKKYLAKGCGAIMGFGIKGATPKQQQENGIKLINNVKLFSHLANVGDSKSLIIHPSSTTHQQLTPEEQVSTGVTPDFIRLSIGTEAIEDIIADLSQALDAV, encoded by the coding sequence ATGACTCACGCCTATCGCCCCGAGACACTTTGCCTGCATGCCGGCCAGTCTGTCGATCCGACGACGGGTTCCCGCGCAGTCCCGCTCTATCAGACCACGTCTTACGTGTTTAATAGTACCGATCATGCCGCCCGCCTCTTCGCGCTGCAGGAATTCGGCAACATCTACACCCGGCTCATGAACCCGACCACCGACGTTCTCGAAAAACGTCTGGCAGCGCTCGAAGGGGGTAGTGGTGCCTTGTGCGTCGCTTCCGGTCAGGCAGCCGAATCGATTGCACTTCTGAACCTGTGCGAAGCGGGCGACAACTTTGTTTCGGGCACCAGCCTCTATGGTGGTACCTATAACCTGTTCCACTACACCTTCCCCAAAATGGGCATTCACGGGAAGTTCGTCGATCAAAGCAAACCCGAAAACTTTGCTCGCGCCATTGATGACAAGACGAAGGCCATCTACCTCGAAACGATTGGCAATCCTCGCGTCGATGTCCCCGATTTCGAAGCGATTGCAGATATCGCTCACAAGGCTGGTGTGCCTTTGATTGTCGATAACACGCTGGCTTCACCGGTGCTGTGCCGACCATTCGATTTTGGTGCCGATATTCTGGTCGAATCCTGCACCAAGTTTATTGGCGGCCACGGAACATCGATTGGCGGGGTGATTATCGAGAAGGGGGGCTTCCCCTGGAATAATGGCCGGTTCCCATCATTCACCGAACCCGACCCCAGCTATCACGGCATGAAGATTTTCGACACCTTCGGCCCTATGAACCTGGCCTACATCATCAAGTGCCGCGTTCAAGGCCTGCGCGATCTCGGCCCTGCCATGAGCCCATTCAATGCCTTCATGTTCCTGCAGGGGCTGGAAACATTGCATCTGCGCATGGAACGCCACAGTTCGAACGCTCTGGCAGTCGCTAAATTCCTCGAAACTCATCCCAAGGTGAGCTGGGTCAACTACACCGGCCTCGAATCGCATCCTTCCTACCATCTGGGTAAGAAGTACCTTGCCAAAGGTTGCGGCGCCATCATGGGCTTTGGCATCAAGGGAGCCACACCGAAACAACAGCAGGAAAATGGCATCAAGCTCATCAACAACGTGAAGCTCTTCTCCCACCTGGCGAATGTGGGCGATTCCAAGTCGCTGATTATTCACCCATCGAGCACAACTCACCAGCAACTCACTCCCGAGGAGCAAGTCTCCACCGGTGTGACACCTGACTTCATCCGCCTCTCGATTGGAACCGAAGCGATTGAAGACATTATTGCCGATCTCTCACAGGCACTCGATGCTGTGTAA
- a CDS encoding thioredoxin-like domain-containing protein has product MALLKCLSAIVLCLSFVPAVAQEQSGGQSPAASTPKAEPEAGKPENPFPNRIPAPSLDGGIEWLNTSQPLSLKDLRGKVVVLDFWTYCCINCIHVLPDLKYLEKKYGKELVVIGVHSAKFDNEKETGNIRKAILRYEIEHPVVNDAEMTIWRKFSIRSWPSLVLIDPEGQFCGVASGEGNRELLDQVIAKVIDYHRAKGTLNEKPMAFDLESGKEAATPLRFPGKLLVDPAHERVFISDSNHNRIVVASLAGQLLKVIGSGKIGAKDGPAESAQFDHPQGMALEGNTLYVADTENHLLRTVDLTTWEVSTLAGTGEQARGRDRGGELRTTALNSPWDLYIHQGVLYVAMAGPHQLWSHALGSKTIQNYAGSGREDITNGSLSQSALAQPSGITSDGESLYVVDSEGSSIRKITTSEADKLENPEGKVTTVVGASDLPRGASLFEFGDIDGKGSAVRLQHPLGIVFHEGKLYVADSYNHKIKVIDPIKRTCETWLGNGKPGAALDPVQLSEPAGLATYGGFLFIADTNNHRVLKVDLKTKVATEFKIEGLAAPKP; this is encoded by the coding sequence ATGGCTCTGTTGAAGTGTCTGTCTGCGATCGTGCTGTGTCTGTCTTTCGTGCCCGCAGTTGCTCAGGAGCAATCTGGCGGGCAATCACCGGCAGCGAGTACGCCCAAGGCTGAGCCGGAAGCTGGTAAGCCTGAGAATCCGTTTCCGAATCGAATTCCTGCCCCATCGCTTGATGGTGGAATCGAATGGCTTAACACCAGCCAGCCCCTGTCACTGAAGGATCTGCGCGGGAAAGTCGTCGTGCTCGACTTCTGGACGTACTGCTGCATTAACTGCATTCATGTGCTGCCGGATCTGAAGTATCTCGAAAAGAAATATGGCAAAGAGCTCGTGGTCATTGGTGTTCACTCCGCCAAGTTTGACAACGAGAAAGAGACCGGGAACATTCGCAAAGCCATCTTGCGTTACGAGATTGAGCATCCCGTCGTCAATGATGCGGAGATGACCATCTGGCGGAAGTTCAGTATTCGGTCGTGGCCTTCTCTGGTGTTGATTGATCCTGAGGGGCAGTTTTGTGGTGTGGCTTCCGGCGAGGGTAATCGCGAACTGCTGGATCAAGTGATTGCCAAAGTTATTGATTATCACCGGGCAAAAGGGACGCTCAACGAAAAGCCGATGGCTTTCGATCTCGAAAGCGGTAAAGAAGCAGCCACTCCTTTGCGATTCCCTGGCAAGCTGCTGGTTGATCCAGCCCACGAAAGAGTCTTTATTTCAGACAGCAATCACAATCGCATTGTGGTGGCATCGCTGGCCGGTCAACTCCTCAAGGTGATTGGGAGTGGAAAAATTGGTGCCAAAGATGGACCGGCTGAATCGGCACAGTTTGACCATCCGCAAGGAATGGCACTGGAAGGGAATACGCTCTACGTCGCCGATACAGAAAATCATCTGCTGCGGACGGTGGACCTGACCACATGGGAAGTTTCGACATTGGCGGGGACTGGCGAACAGGCCCGCGGCCGTGATCGTGGCGGGGAGTTACGAACCACAGCGCTGAACAGCCCGTGGGATCTTTACATTCATCAAGGTGTGCTCTATGTCGCGATGGCGGGGCCGCATCAACTCTGGTCACATGCACTGGGAAGTAAGACCATACAGAACTATGCGGGTTCTGGACGGGAAGACATTACCAATGGAAGTCTGTCTCAATCGGCACTGGCGCAACCTTCGGGGATCACCAGTGATGGCGAGTCGCTTTATGTTGTCGATAGCGAAGGTTCATCCATTCGCAAAATCACCACCAGTGAAGCGGACAAGCTCGAAAACCCGGAAGGCAAAGTGACCACTGTGGTGGGAGCTTCGGATTTGCCGCGAGGTGCGAGCCTGTTTGAGTTTGGCGATATTGATGGCAAGGGATCAGCAGTTCGTCTTCAGCATCCGCTGGGGATTGTCTTTCACGAGGGGAAGCTGTATGTCGCCGATAGTTACAACCATAAGATTAAAGTGATTGATCCGATCAAAAGAACGTGCGAAACCTGGCTGGGGAATGGAAAGCCAGGGGCTGCACTTGATCCAGTCCAGCTATCTGAACCTGCGGGGTTAGCGACCTATGGCGGATTTCTGTTCATTGCCGACACGAACAACCATCGGGTCCTGAAGGTCGATTTGAAGACGAAAGTGGCCACCGAGTTCAAGATCGAAGGCTTGGCTGCGCCAAAGCCCTGA
- a CDS encoding FAD-binding oxidoreductase, translated as MPDAHAKSHPSGEFSGGEVGTNKERTVTVRPEGIDEGRVWLEANFREAQATIAPSGAKLSSPRLYRSPKTRVTFDTTGWNRLIDYPARDMTITVEAGMTWRELCALLDVEGQQLPLDVLEGEATIGGLVASSIAGPRQYGYGTIRDYLLGFSGLTADGLLFQAGGRVVKNVAGYDLAKLMCGSRGTLALLTQCTFKLKPQPVQWSWVLTTWETWEDLEPALERLLLSDTRPMAVDVLQRAALPPVGNALTLAILLEGSQVSLEWEVQTIRKELSNLGPTELLVVSEDRQTAHADRLMTRLLSSQQQQPYELLVSLPSSKLVALARQFPETTRIMGRGLDGTLLLSWNEPPAPQELATGLASLVESASLAGHPQAATWEWTRWPDDSIPPPANRPPDASSSRWSLTLKQQLDPLGLLNPSVLDLRCGRPWPENL; from the coding sequence ATGCCCGACGCTCATGCGAAGTCTCATCCTTCTGGAGAGTTTTCTGGGGGGGAAGTTGGCACAAACAAAGAGCGCACAGTCACAGTGCGGCCCGAAGGTATCGACGAAGGGCGGGTGTGGCTCGAAGCCAATTTTCGAGAAGCACAGGCCACGATTGCACCAAGTGGAGCTAAACTTTCGAGCCCACGTTTGTATCGATCCCCAAAAACCCGTGTGACATTCGACACGACCGGGTGGAATCGACTGATTGATTATCCTGCCCGCGATATGACCATTACCGTCGAAGCGGGCATGACCTGGCGGGAATTGTGTGCTCTTCTTGATGTGGAAGGTCAGCAGTTGCCACTCGATGTTCTCGAAGGCGAAGCGACGATCGGTGGCCTGGTTGCTTCTAGCATTGCTGGCCCCAGGCAATATGGTTACGGCACCATCCGCGATTATCTACTGGGGTTCAGTGGGCTTACGGCAGATGGGCTGCTGTTTCAGGCGGGTGGGCGAGTCGTCAAAAATGTTGCTGGCTACGATCTGGCCAAGCTCATGTGCGGTTCGCGAGGAACTCTCGCTCTGCTCACGCAATGCACATTCAAGTTGAAGCCTCAGCCTGTCCAGTGGTCGTGGGTGCTCACCACGTGGGAGACCTGGGAAGATCTTGAACCGGCTCTCGAACGATTGCTCCTCTCAGATACCCGACCAATGGCTGTGGATGTGCTGCAGAGAGCCGCATTGCCACCTGTCGGCAATGCATTGACGCTGGCCATTCTGCTGGAAGGGTCTCAGGTTTCACTCGAGTGGGAAGTGCAGACGATTCGTAAAGAGCTCTCGAACCTCGGGCCAACGGAACTGTTGGTGGTCTCAGAGGATCGGCAGACAGCCCATGCTGATCGTTTGATGACACGCCTTTTGAGCAGTCAACAGCAGCAGCCTTATGAACTGCTGGTGTCATTACCGAGTTCAAAACTGGTCGCACTGGCCAGACAATTCCCTGAGACCACCCGCATCATGGGCCGGGGATTGGATGGAACGCTGCTGCTCTCATGGAATGAACCGCCGGCACCTCAGGAGTTGGCCACTGGGCTGGCGAGTCTGGTCGAGTCGGCATCGCTCGCTGGTCATCCTCAGGCAGCGACATGGGAATGGACACGCTGGCCGGACGATTCGATTCCGCCACCTGCCAACCGTCCTCCTGATGCCTCTTCATCACGCTGGAGTTTGACACTCAAGCAGCAACTCGATCCTTTGGGACTATTGAATCCCTCGGTGCTCGATCTGCGATGTGGCAGGCCCTGGCCCGAAAATCTTTGA
- a CDS encoding sigma-70 family RNA polymerase sigma factor translates to MDELTRLLAAIDTGQEHATDDLLPLVYAELRKLAAARLALEPAGQTLQPTALVHEAYLRLMHGHSPDEQSITGDSSRIHESDDPFEEDRSGFPRHGPQWKSRAQFFAAAAITIRRILIDHARRKKSLKHGGEFVRHHIDDFPPCLVEPQEDLLALDEALTKLADVKPQGAELVQLLYFGGLTLAEAAETLDVSVRTASRLWAYSRAWLRRELVDNTTSVTD, encoded by the coding sequence ATGGACGAATTAACACGCCTGCTGGCAGCAATCGATACCGGCCAGGAACATGCCACTGATGATCTGCTCCCACTGGTCTATGCGGAGCTTCGCAAGCTGGCAGCAGCACGCCTGGCGCTGGAACCCGCAGGGCAGACACTTCAGCCCACAGCTCTGGTGCATGAAGCCTATCTGCGATTGATGCATGGCCATTCACCCGACGAGCAATCCATCACCGGCGATTCTTCCAGGATTCATGAGAGCGATGATCCATTCGAAGAGGATCGATCCGGGTTCCCTCGTCACGGGCCGCAATGGAAAAGCCGGGCACAGTTCTTTGCGGCAGCGGCCATCACCATTCGCCGCATTCTCATCGATCATGCCCGCCGCAAAAAGAGTCTCAAGCACGGTGGAGAATTTGTCCGGCATCACATCGACGACTTCCCTCCCTGCCTTGTCGAGCCACAGGAAGATCTACTGGCCCTTGATGAAGCCTTGACCAAGCTCGCTGACGTCAAACCTCAAGGAGCCGAACTCGTGCAGCTTCTGTACTTTGGGGGATTAACTCTCGCAGAAGCGGCGGAAACGTTGGACGTTTCTGTCCGCACTGCGAGCCGCTTATGGGCTTATTCGCGTGCGTGGCTGCGCAGAGAACTCGTCGACAACACGACTTCAGTGACAGATTAA
- a CDS encoding carbohydrate porin produces MATKSWRSWAHVGWSLGSVLLASSMAAEGLAEESLFTDSWFLRGSAMSRPVEVDSPLSSESFAPSVIETDNYQLASFSSADSFSIDPVSAALSADSWRDRTQLTGNWGGYRDALAESGVTIEASSTNIYQGVASGGNNNEFAFGGRGDLFLKVDGGKAGLQEGLLITLHGEMNYGDAVNRATGAIIPINFAQVFPLPDAPTVALSNVSVTQLLSESMMVYLGKINTLDGFIRPYRGNAHGTDGFMNGAFLFPTVMGRAIPYSTYGGGVVFLREMQPILSINVFDTNSTPTTSGFDEFFNNGASLYIEGRIPTSFFGMEGLHSLSGAYSSGTYRSTDPGLNFIIERIRGLNVPAPLETGSWAFEYSFSQALWVDATDSKRSWGLFGSLGIADGNPNPIRWGSDIGIGGSSPLVSRPNDKFGVGYYYLGVSSELRQIGPIRTALRDEHGVELFYNYQVTPTFQLTPDLQIITPGISTFDTSVNVALRANLIF; encoded by the coding sequence ATGGCGACGAAGTCGTGGCGAAGTTGGGCTCATGTTGGCTGGAGTCTGGGGTCCGTGCTCCTCGCTTCTTCTATGGCTGCCGAAGGTCTGGCGGAAGAGTCGCTGTTTACCGACAGCTGGTTTCTGCGCGGGTCCGCGATGTCACGACCTGTCGAAGTCGATTCACCGCTCAGTAGTGAGTCGTTCGCTCCGTCGGTTATTGAAACGGACAACTATCAACTGGCTTCATTTTCCAGTGCAGACAGTTTTTCGATTGATCCTGTCTCGGCAGCACTCAGTGCTGATTCGTGGCGTGATCGCACACAGTTGACCGGCAACTGGGGTGGCTATCGCGATGCACTGGCCGAGAGCGGCGTGACCATCGAGGCCTCATCGACGAACATCTATCAAGGGGTCGCCTCAGGCGGCAACAACAATGAATTTGCCTTCGGAGGTCGTGGTGATCTGTTTCTGAAAGTCGATGGCGGGAAAGCGGGTCTGCAGGAAGGTTTACTCATTACGTTACATGGTGAGATGAACTATGGCGATGCGGTCAACCGTGCGACAGGCGCCATCATTCCGATCAACTTCGCACAAGTGTTCCCGCTGCCTGATGCCCCGACTGTGGCCCTCTCGAACGTGAGCGTGACACAGCTCCTCTCAGAATCGATGATGGTCTATCTGGGGAAGATCAACACACTCGATGGCTTCATCCGGCCTTACCGTGGGAATGCTCATGGGACTGACGGCTTTATGAACGGTGCGTTTCTCTTTCCGACCGTGATGGGACGAGCGATTCCTTACTCAACCTACGGTGGCGGTGTCGTCTTTTTGAGGGAAATGCAGCCGATCCTGTCGATCAATGTGTTCGATACCAACAGCACTCCCACCACCAGTGGGTTTGATGAGTTCTTTAACAATGGCGCATCGCTTTATATCGAGGGTCGAATCCCGACCAGCTTTTTTGGCATGGAAGGGCTGCACTCACTCTCAGGGGCTTACAGCAGTGGAACCTATCGTTCGACAGATCCTGGCTTGAACTTCATCATCGAAAGAATTCGCGGGCTGAATGTTCCCGCACCCCTGGAAACGGGTTCGTGGGCGTTTGAGTATTCCTTCAGCCAGGCCTTGTGGGTGGATGCCACAGACTCCAAGCGAAGCTGGGGCCTGTTTGGCAGCCTGGGGATTGCCGATGGCAATCCGAATCCCATCCGCTGGGGATCGGATATCGGCATTGGTGGCTCCAGCCCCTTGGTTTCACGCCCGAATGACAAGTTCGGCGTGGGATATTACTACCTGGGTGTGAGCAGTGAACTGAGGCAGATTGGGCCCATTCGCACAGCATTGCGCGATGAGCATGGCGTCGAACTCTTCTACAACTATCAGGTGACACCCACATTCCAGCTGACGCCAGATCTGCAGATCATTACGCCCGGGATTTCGACGTTCGACACCTCGGTGAACGTCGCCTTGCGGGCGAATCTGATCTTTTGA
- a CDS encoding nucleotide sugar dehydrogenase, translated as MSGQQLAEKLGNQAAVIGVIGLGYVGLPLIRAFTSAGFRCMGFDVDQSKVDKLNAGQSYIKHIDPSLIKALTTEKKFEPTSDMSRLREADCIIICVPTPLNESRDPDLSYIEGTAHSIAKALRPDQLVVLESTTHPTTTRVNVLPVLEATGLKAGSDFFLAFSPEREDPGNPTFSAEGIPKVVGGYDPVSTELACTMYSKAVVRVVPVSSMEIAEACKILENTYRAVNIALVNELKMLYDKMGIDVWEVIDAAKTKPFGFQAFYPGPGLGGHCIPIDPFYLTWLARKHGEQTRFIELAGEINVHMPSYVITRLAEFLNDAGKPIKGSKICILGAAYKKDVDDPRESPSFELMKILISRKADLSYNDPHVPVLPKMRHYPDLPHMESQELTPEFLASQDCVLISTDHSAYDYQYIVKHSKFVLDTRNATKNVIEGREKIRKA; from the coding sequence ATGTCTGGTCAACAGCTCGCCGAGAAACTGGGTAATCAAGCAGCCGTCATTGGCGTCATCGGTTTGGGTTACGTCGGTTTGCCATTGATCCGTGCTTTTACATCTGCTGGTTTCCGGTGTATGGGATTCGACGTGGATCAATCCAAAGTCGACAAGCTCAATGCCGGCCAGAGCTACATCAAGCATATTGATCCCAGCCTGATCAAAGCACTCACTACTGAAAAGAAATTTGAACCCACCAGCGATATGAGTCGCCTGCGCGAAGCAGACTGCATCATCATCTGTGTCCCCACACCACTGAACGAGAGCCGTGATCCTGACCTGAGTTATATCGAAGGGACAGCTCATTCGATTGCCAAGGCTCTACGCCCTGATCAACTCGTCGTTCTCGAAAGCACCACACATCCCACCACCACGCGGGTCAATGTGCTTCCAGTTCTCGAAGCGACCGGACTCAAAGCGGGTTCCGATTTCTTCCTCGCATTCAGTCCTGAACGCGAAGACCCGGGCAACCCGACCTTCAGTGCCGAGGGGATTCCCAAGGTTGTAGGTGGCTACGATCCCGTCAGTACCGAACTGGCCTGCACGATGTACAGCAAGGCTGTGGTACGCGTTGTACCGGTTTCCAGCATGGAAATTGCCGAAGCCTGCAAGATTCTCGAAAACACTTATCGCGCCGTGAACATTGCTCTCGTCAATGAACTCAAGATGCTCTACGACAAAATGGGCATTGATGTCTGGGAAGTGATCGATGCCGCCAAGACCAAGCCCTTTGGTTTCCAGGCCTTTTATCCTGGCCCAGGCTTAGGTGGGCACTGCATTCCGATCGATCCGTTCTATCTCACCTGGCTCGCTCGCAAACATGGCGAACAGACTCGCTTTATCGAGCTGGCTGGCGAGATCAACGTGCATATGCCGTCGTATGTCATTACTCGATTGGCCGAGTTCCTCAACGACGCCGGCAAGCCGATCAAGGGAAGCAAAATCTGCATTCTAGGTGCTGCGTACAAGAAAGACGTGGATGATCCCCGCGAGAGCCCTTCCTTCGAACTGATGAAGATCCTCATCTCACGGAAGGCCGATCTCAGTTACAACGACCCCCACGTCCCTGTGCTCCCCAAAATGCGGCACTACCCCGATCTTCCTCACATGGAAAGTCAGGAACTCACTCCCGAATTCCTGGCCTCACAAGACTGTGTGCTCATCTCGACCGATCACTCGGCCTATGACTATCAGTACATCGTCAAGCACTCGAAGTTCGTTCTCGACACCCGTAACGCCACGAAGAATGTCATCGAAGGACGGGAAAAAATCCGCAAGGCGTAA
- a CDS encoding outer membrane protein assembly factor BamB family protein translates to MNARSHNNDRGWWQNRCGYQQLCYLFVVPLWLFTSGNGPQVAIAQEFPGLREAWTFNLSEPALRQLDAVRENMEAGQWSEAVEMVESVLESSAHELVALDQLAWINEAQNSGLAGQNNLEKVVSGPHLSRKSSPGQRVLNVELTVRQILSGWPEEGRKVYREKFNPKARRWWGEYQSTGDVTFLERIVQRAWLASDGDLAVNELAHHAFRQREYITARLLWQSLLQPELRMKLRGFSMVQVQPEATYPDSDLPAADVVARIVLCRLFSGDEPGTAAGIELLAKEFPEARGKLGDQEGKWFELIDQVRAALIEPGASQNPLRNSSAANLAHEDRKTTIAESQVTLSRRGWAKQVEDLTLPRTWGGIPSRTGNIGPAFDLGAPVWSADIPQEKLSLYKPTEQRLLADVPASYPLIWNNLVLLPTANQIMAWDVISGRPAWKTALDANASIYPPNGGESLVPPILPSRGRPAYSLTVADERLYARLGWPVTLKAENETRDAGGQLICLDVGKEQGKLHWSVLPADLFEEDESWEFAGTPVVRNGAVYTILTRSRAVIEWALMCQDAETGNLRWLTRLGYGRTTQLPNVNQLGLALATVQEGFVIVSVEPGGVICIDGKTGRSLWGNASKVVPGEDPRWPYVVLPCLVEHDVVIAAPAGADELLALDLATGAMLWSRPQPEKLSQWLGIREGSLFAGGKSLWALELNSGKTKWLFEQSDPEWMSFGQGLFAGESILWPAREALFEIDPESGTPTRIHHWQISGSECAGGHLALIKGRLVVSQRDRIVVYGEEAGVVRPALGQR, encoded by the coding sequence ATGAACGCAAGATCACATAACAACGACCGTGGCTGGTGGCAGAACCGCTGTGGTTATCAGCAACTCTGCTATCTCTTCGTGGTTCCTCTGTGGCTGTTCACGTCAGGCAACGGGCCGCAGGTTGCGATCGCTCAGGAATTTCCCGGGCTGCGGGAAGCCTGGACATTCAATCTCTCGGAGCCCGCTTTGCGGCAGCTTGATGCCGTTCGGGAGAACATGGAGGCTGGCCAATGGTCAGAGGCTGTCGAGATGGTCGAGTCAGTGCTGGAGTCGTCTGCTCATGAACTGGTGGCACTTGATCAACTGGCATGGATCAACGAGGCTCAGAACTCGGGACTGGCTGGTCAGAATAACCTTGAGAAAGTCGTTTCAGGGCCGCACCTTTCCAGAAAGAGTTCTCCCGGTCAGCGAGTGTTGAACGTCGAGCTCACTGTTCGGCAGATACTCTCCGGATGGCCCGAAGAAGGTCGCAAAGTTTATCGCGAGAAGTTTAATCCCAAGGCGCGCCGCTGGTGGGGCGAATATCAATCAACTGGCGATGTGACGTTTCTGGAACGGATCGTGCAACGGGCGTGGCTGGCGAGCGATGGAGATCTTGCAGTCAATGAACTGGCGCACCACGCATTTCGGCAGCGGGAATACATCACGGCGAGGCTCCTGTGGCAATCGCTTCTCCAGCCTGAGTTGCGGATGAAGCTCAGGGGTTTCTCAATGGTTCAAGTCCAACCAGAGGCGACTTACCCGGATAGCGACTTGCCTGCAGCCGATGTCGTGGCCCGGATTGTGTTGTGCCGACTCTTCAGTGGTGATGAACCAGGGACGGCTGCCGGGATCGAGTTGCTGGCGAAAGAATTCCCTGAGGCGAGAGGGAAACTGGGAGACCAGGAGGGGAAGTGGTTTGAGTTAATCGATCAGGTTCGGGCTGCACTGATTGAGCCAGGAGCCAGTCAGAACCCACTGAGAAACTCTTCTGCAGCGAATCTCGCACATGAAGACCGGAAAACAACGATTGCCGAATCTCAAGTGACTTTGTCCCGCCGCGGGTGGGCGAAACAAGTCGAGGATCTGACACTTCCTCGCACCTGGGGAGGAATCCCATCGAGAACAGGGAACATCGGGCCGGCTTTTGATCTGGGGGCACCTGTCTGGTCAGCAGACATTCCGCAGGAAAAGCTCTCGCTGTATAAGCCGACAGAGCAGCGGTTACTGGCGGATGTACCAGCCTCTTATCCACTGATCTGGAACAATCTGGTGCTGCTCCCAACCGCCAATCAGATCATGGCGTGGGATGTTATCAGCGGTCGTCCGGCGTGGAAAACCGCTCTCGATGCAAACGCTTCGATCTATCCCCCCAATGGTGGTGAATCTTTGGTTCCTCCCATTCTTCCATCGCGCGGAAGACCCGCTTATTCGCTGACAGTGGCTGATGAGCGTCTATATGCCCGGCTGGGCTGGCCAGTGACCCTGAAAGCAGAGAATGAAACGCGAGATGCAGGTGGCCAGTTAATCTGCCTCGACGTAGGGAAAGAGCAGGGCAAGCTGCATTGGAGCGTCTTGCCTGCCGACCTCTTTGAAGAGGATGAAAGCTGGGAGTTCGCCGGGACACCGGTGGTTCGTAACGGTGCGGTCTACACCATTTTGACTCGTTCGCGAGCGGTCATCGAATGGGCTCTGATGTGCCAGGATGCGGAGACTGGAAATCTCCGCTGGCTGACCAGACTGGGTTATGGTCGCACCACACAACTGCCGAATGTCAATCAACTGGGGTTGGCTCTGGCGACTGTTCAAGAGGGGTTCGTGATTGTTTCGGTTGAGCCGGGAGGAGTGATTTGTATTGATGGAAAAACAGGTCGATCCCTCTGGGGTAACGCGTCGAAAGTCGTTCCCGGGGAAGACCCGCGCTGGCCATATGTCGTGTTGCCCTGCCTGGTTGAACACGACGTGGTAATAGCAGCTCCGGCCGGTGCGGATGAGTTACTGGCATTGGATCTGGCCACGGGGGCCATGTTGTGGTCGCGGCCGCAGCCGGAAAAACTTTCCCAATGGCTGGGTATTCGCGAGGGGAGCCTGTTTGCCGGTGGGAAATCACTCTGGGCGCTGGAACTGAACAGTGGAAAGACCAAGTGGCTGTTTGAGCAGAGTGATCCTGAGTGGATGAGTTTTGGACAGGGTCTATTTGCTGGTGAGTCGATTTTGTGGCCGGCGCGCGAAGCTCTGTTTGAAATCGATCCAGAGAGTGGGACACCCACCAGAATTCACCACTGGCAGATCAGTGGCAGCGAGTGCGCCGGAGGGCATCTGGCACTGATCAAAGGCCGGCTGGTCGTTTCTCAGCGAGATCGAATCGTGGTCTATGGGGAAGAAGCAGGCGTTGTCAGGCCGGCACTTGGTCAACGATAA
- a CDS encoding zinc metallopeptidase — protein sequence MLGFDPVYFVFVIPAFLLSMWAQYRVKAAYAAGMQEPSTISGATAARRMLDDAGLSDVVIEETPGELSDHYDPSTRVVRLSTDVYRSRTLAAVGIAAHEVGHAIQHARHYAPLVIRNAAVPAATVGPMLSFGLLMLGALFAAQGSPLGKLMIIGGIAAFGGIVFFQLVNLPVEFDASNRAKQYLNQMGVVDQQGAVVVRQVLDAAALTYVAATLQSVLTLAYYIFRFSGFLRSNDE from the coding sequence ATGCTGGGTTTCGATCCGGTTTATTTTGTGTTTGTCATCCCTGCGTTTCTGTTGTCGATGTGGGCTCAGTACCGCGTCAAAGCCGCTTATGCCGCCGGGATGCAGGAACCTTCCACGATTTCTGGTGCGACGGCTGCCCGGCGGATGCTCGATGACGCCGGTCTTTCGGATGTCGTCATCGAAGAAACACCGGGCGAGCTGTCGGATCACTACGACCCTTCCACGAGGGTCGTGAGATTGAGTACTGATGTGTACCGCTCGAGGACACTGGCCGCTGTGGGAATTGCCGCCCACGAAGTGGGGCATGCCATTCAACATGCCCGCCATTACGCTCCGCTGGTCATTCGCAATGCAGCGGTACCAGCAGCAACAGTCGGCCCCATGTTGTCTTTTGGACTGCTGATGCTGGGAGCCTTGTTTGCCGCTCAAGGATCGCCTTTGGGGAAACTGATGATCATCGGTGGGATCGCGGCCTTTGGTGGCATTGTCTTCTTCCAACTGGTCAATCTGCCCGTTGAATTCGATGCCTCCAATCGAGCGAAGCAGTATCTGAATCAGATGGGTGTGGTCGATCAACAGGGGGCCGTTGTCGTGAGGCAGGTTCTCGATGCTGCAGCACTCACTTATGTGGCAGCGACGCTGCAATCGGTGCTGACACTGGCCTACTACATCTTCCGCTTCAGTGGTTTCTTGAGATCCAACGACGAATAG